A stretch of DNA from Odontesthes bonariensis isolate fOdoBon6 chromosome 5, fOdoBon6.hap1, whole genome shotgun sequence:
GGAGAAATCGGAAGACCTGGGCAAAAGGTGAGAGTCTCCATTAATCACTCCATATTCTTTGCTACTGTAAGTGGATTTACTGAAAAATGAGATACAAAGCCTCCTCCTGCTCACTGGCTATAAGTCAGAGCGCTGCCAGCGCCAGGGTGTGTACATCAAGAAATTGTGTGCAGGTACAACCTTGACAGGAGACAGGACAGTCACACAGGCAGGATGCAAGGGATGCAGGCAGGGCTGCTGAGACAGGCTGTTTTTTTATGGCAAAGGGATTCAATATGCTGTTGGTCCCCTCTAGTATGGTAGGGAACCATATTGCCTCCCTATTGACATTCAGCATCGGGCTTCCCTGTCAGATGGACCTCCCTTCTGTTTGAACAGGAGGAAGATGCACACAGCTTTACTGAGAGATCAGGGCACAGTTTTTtatgaggcagaggaggagagacCTCCCGAATTATCTGTTGCTGTGGTAGAGCAGTAAAGGCAGCCTCCTTACTGAGCAGGTTTCCAGCACTGCAGTGCAATTTAGCTTAGTGCTTCAGCCAGATCATTAATCATTTTATTCCCAACAAGCACAGACTCCTGTTCTATATACAGCTCGTCATTTAATTAAAGGGAGCAAAGTGACAGGGCTCGTTAAAGCCATTCTCTCCCCTGCATGTACAGCAGCGACTGATAGATGCTGTCGCGGGCTGGCCGTCAGCTAATACTGCGTTTGGATTCCTCTCTTTCTTTATTCTGTATGTAGAGCCAAAAGACATCAAAAGCCCTGATACGATGAacttaaaaaaatcaatatttcaTCTCAGGGTCGGACAGGGCCTCCTGGACTTCCAGGGAAGCAGGGACCGGCAGGATGGCCAGGGCCAAATGGGGCCAAAGTGAGTAAGTCAGACCTCGTAATGTAGATCATATAAACTATGACATTTACATGAGAGCACTAAGTAGCGGGATAGATATAAAATAAAGATTCCTTTATTGCCGCTTTACGTAGGCATCGTACAGGGAAATCGGAGGTAATAAAGTAGAGTGGAATAGCACTACTGTGATTTCAAGTCAATCCCGTACAGTGAAACTCGTTTGTGTTACATCATAAAGTTAGTTCAAAGTCTTTGGGTTTGGTTAAGACTATTGGTAtgtgggtttttaaaaaaaaaaaacattaagccACTCCAAGActcatattttttttccacattagGGCGAGAAAGGTGACCCGGGGTTGATGGGTTTGCCTGGAGGCAGAGGACCAATTGGGCCAAGGGTATGATCTACACCTGAAGCACTGTATTCAACTTTACTCTGTTCATGTTTTATCTCATCTCACGATTTATATATCTTAAATTGTAGGGTTTACCGGGGTATAAAGGGGAAAAGGTATGTGATTGAATTGGTAATTATCCTAAAGCAGAAGATAACATTAAGGAACGCGCTGTAACACATTGCATTCTGCACCATCAGGGCTCTCGAGGAGACCGTGGTGAGAGTGGACTGAAAGGAGACAAGGTGGGCAGAGTATCAGCTTCATTGTGCATCCAGTATACTGTGTGTAATCAGTTAACATTAGCTGCTGCTCTCTAACCACAGGGTGCAATGGGTTTCCCTGGAATGCTTGgacaaaaagtaagaaaaataataagaacacactctctctctctctaggGTCTCTAAAGAGGCTGATTTAATCTATGTTTTGGAATATTGAATtgatgggattttttttccgtgtgtgcgtgtgtgcaggGTGAAATGGGTCCAAAAGGAGAACCTGGAATCTCAGGAAACAGAGGACCCACAGGCCGACCAGGGAAGAGGGGCAAGCAGGTGAGGAGACTGTGGACAAATCtgtttagatttatttttttaagcacgTGGAGTTATATTTGTGCTTGAATTAACtttatagattaaaaaaaatgtttaaacgtATGTTTTTGGAGAAAATACAGCAAGAACAAACGAACGCAACACATGTGAGAGGATCTGACAGCGCAGGGAACAGGAACATTTTTGACTTATTTAGCTGCTCAATAGTTCCGGGCATGTTTTTCACGTgaccaatgtttttttattgcgTTACAAGTCTTGATTGCACTCAGTTTAGCTCTCAGAATTTTTCACCATACACACCAATGCTGTTTTAATCGGTGCACAATGTGGTTTGGTAGTTTCCACCACAGAATGTGGTTTTAACGCAGTGCAGAGATTTCTCTGTATTCTATGAATCTTTTATTATTTTCCCTGCCTTAAAGGATAAAACCTCTGAATCCTTTGCTATTTCAACTTGGCAAATATCACTTTTGAATAATTCAGCTTTTTGGGCCACGCAATCTTTCTTTGAGTACTGAACTTCTCCACAGCTACCTCTGAAGCACTCACTCTGGGATGCACTTCTCGTACGCAGTCATGTTTCTGAGCTTTTGCCAATAATTTCCACCTTGTCCCACTCCTCTGAAACGTGGTACAGGTATTAAATTCAAAAGGAGCGCATATCTTTCAAAAATAAATgacgaaaaaaacaacagttttcAATATTATATCTGTTGCTTTGTACAACTTTCAATCAAATCACAGGTTTGAATAactttcatttttggattcGGTTTCTGTTAATATcttctgtatctttttttattttgttcttatttttccaacacaaacacatttaggAAGAAGAATGGATTGCTGCTCAAGTAATATCTCTGATGTGTATCCCTtcaatgtttttctttgctcACTCTGTACCTTAGTTTTACCCTTTAAAACACGGTGGAAGGAGATATTCTAAACTTTGCCTACTTGTATTGTTTTGATTGGGTTTCAGGGAATGAAAGGAGACCCAGGAAGAATCGGTCCCATGGGACCTGCAGGCCCACAGGGAACTGCAGGTCACCCAGGTCCTCCTGGTGCACCTGCCACAGGTGAAAAGCTGTAACAGACTTTAAAGCTTTGAGGATACTTATTCCAAATTGACATATTGCACAGTCAGGCCATGGATTTGCACTTGCAGGGATTCAACTCTGCTCTTTTTTCTGTGCTGAGTGTGTGAAAGGCTGCATTTCTAATGAGAGGGGAAGGCAAACACCTGAGTCAGCAAAAGCAAGCACACTTTAGAGCAAAGTAAGAGGTAACACCAGTAGTCTTATTTAGCCTCCAGAGAAATCTAATCTCCTGAGCTGAAACAGGATGCTCTCATGATGACATCATGTGGCTAAAGTGGGTTCAAACATGGCGAGCCTTCCTAAAGTTTTACAAATATTATGTCACCACATAGTCAAAGGGACATCTATCTTGATCATGTTTCCGTATGAAATAAGCTGATTGTGTTTGCCTCTTGACTGATAAATCATAGATAGCACATTTAATGACATATGGTATCTATATTAACGCCTGTAGCCTGCACTCCTATTTACAGTGTAACTTCAGCTAATTAAGCCTGCAATGTTCCGTTAGTCTGCACTAAACATGAAGCctctgcttgtttttgttttttttgtgtgtgttcctTTTCTTAAAAATCGAATTAATGCATTTGCTTTGTGACTtttcatacactttttttttgctctgtgtAGGACTATACATGGTCGGAACAAAAGGAGCACGTGGTCCACCAGGGCCTCCAGGAAAGTGTGGCTGCAGCTCCTTTGGTAGTTCTCCTGTTGATGATCATCTTTCTACAGGAAACTATCCCACAGTACCTGTGGTGAGAAATGAACAGCTTTGCTGCAGTCAAATGCATGTTGTCTGATATATCACCGAAAAAACTCCAATGCAAAATTATGATTAtatttaccaaaaaaaatttaatcaaATTCTTAAATTCAATGCTGCAATGTAGACTAAAGGGTATTTTAAATAATGATGTTTTCGAGATAGttctgtgatttttaaaaaaaaattttaatagCTTTTGAATTAGTGTGGATGAATCAGCTGTGATAAACCATAAAAAAACCAATAAAACTTCTGCAACTACAAAGTTCTGAAATGTTTTGAGAAACATGGCAGCATGGATATTTCGTTTTCATGTTAGTATTTCAAAATTGCACTTCCACGCGTCTAAACTGATGCCAAATGAACTAAATATTGAAAACTTGACAATAAATCTTCTCATTTTGCCTCTCATTTAGATATTTGTGGTGAGCAACGAGGAAGAACTGGAGCATCTTCATATTGATAATGCGCTTGCATTCCGAAAAGATCAGAGATCTCTCTATTTCAAAGACGTCGATGGCTGGCTACCAATCCAGGTATCACTGAGTTCAGtaaaactgaatgttttttttattttctgaacaCATGGTGACTTTCAGACAGCTTTTCCTATTTGTTCACGTTATTAAAACTCTGCAAAAGACTCTCCCATTCCAGCTGACGCCCTTCCAGTCCATGGAAAACGCACCCGATGATGACGGTTACTGCGGGGACGGGATAGTGCAGATCTCCAGTGGGGAGGAGTGTGATGACAGAAACAGAGTCGTGACTGACGGATGTGTCAGTAAGTCTGCATTAGATGGTCTTTAACTGTTCCTTAGCTGTGCTTTGCTGCGCACGTACAACATGACTCCCACGCTCCTGCCGTCTCCCCTAACCTTTAGAGTGTAAACATGCCTACTGTGGAGACGGATACCGCCACGAAGGGGCCGAGGAGTGTGATGGGAAAGACTTTGGATACCAGACATGTAACTCATATCTTCCAGGGTAAGCATATAATGTATAGTACGTGTGCACGAAAGAAACTTctgcataaaaaataaaaccttttttttttctcctcttgttTTAGATCATATGGTTACCTCAAGTGCACACCATACTGTACCATTGAGTCCACAAACTGCAAGTACTTCACTTGAGGCGGAGCCTGGACAGCGCAGCAGGATCTTCTGTGTGTCGTTTGTCTGACACATGATAGGAAtatttttatgcaaaaaaataagaAGAGAACAATAATACTCCAAGCAAGAGACTGATGAAAGAGGCAACCAATGATTCTATAGTGGGGAAAAAAGCTAATCAAAACTaatttctatatatatatatatatatatatatacatagatatatgtatacatatatatgtacacaACTCATCTGTATTTCTGCGGACATGCCTCCCCAGAATGACAGTCAGTCAGTGAAGGTGAAAATCCGCACTCTGGAAATGTGCGGGACAACTGCACTGTCTTAACAAGCAGGATCTCAACTGGTCTCCTCACCATGCTGGACTGGACCGGAACCAACCTCTAAATGCAACAGCTGTGAGACAGTAATGCAGACTTAATTAAGTGCCAGTGGGGAGATGTTGCAGAAAAGCAGTGGCCGGCACAGAAGCGTATCAATCTTTTACCCAGTTACTGTTGAGAAAGGAAGGCAGCGGGAAACCCAGAGCCATGGCCCCAGGAGTTTTACCGCAGTGTGAATGACGGTGCACAGCACTTGCACGAGGCTGGAACTGCTCAGTCCATGACAGCGGCTTTACTTATTATTGTCACAGCAACTTTTGTACTGTATTCTCTCAATATCACATCAGGACGTTCTTATGTAAAGGTAGCCAGGCTAGTAATCTCTGAGTGAGACTGTTACTGTAGAGCAGGGTGTCACACTTGAAGACTCCCTGGTCCTAAAATTTCATGCTGACTAAATGCTTCATTAGCTTCTGGTGTACTATAATTGAGAGCAACTCAAAGTCTTTCATAAATCCAAAAACTTCTCAGGAACTAACTGGTAATGCTGCTTCAGTCAGCACCGTTTCCACACATGCCTCGTTGCTCTTGTTGTAAATGATATGGCTCTGACTGCACACTGGGGCACATAGGTAACTCAGACAAAAGCATTAATACATAGGTGTGCATGTGCAGACCTGAATAATCAAAATCCCTCCCTGTGCTTCTATGCCAAAATGAAATATGTGAAGGCTTGAAACTGTTAATGCTCTTAATTATCTCACTGCACAGGAACAGCTGGACTCGTCTGTAGCTGCTAAAAGGGGGGCGGAATTATAAATTCCAGCCTGTTTTCTGGTCATTACTGTACTTACTCTAATACCTCTTTATCCAATCTTTCTGTCTTATACAACAGATGAACTCAAAAGTATCCTTAACAGTGTAGATGTAGTCTTCTGTGTGCTGAAAGCAACTGTGTCAGGTATAAGCTGACATTTTCTATAAGCTACTGTATGAGTCTCAGTGCCAAGGGAGACCTTTTTCTCACCAACACTTAGATGAAGTCAGGTGTTATATAAGCATTATTCTATAAAAGGAATCAAAAGAGCAAGACTGTTAAATATGTCTGCATGCTTGTGAAAAACTGCTGTAGGGTGTGAAATACTTCCACTTTGTTAAACATTGTTTTGTAACTCATCACTGCATTCATCAGCATAGTGGGTGTCTTAAGAAGTGCTCTGTCCAGTGTAGCCAAGTACCGTATGTATGACAAACCATGTAGTGGTGAATTGTGCCACTCGCAAGGCTCAAAAACCGTGAGGAAACTATGTTGAACATCGTGTCTGTGATCTGTGCCGCTCTGCTCTGATACTGAATGCTGAAATATGCATGTGATAATGTACTGTACTCCAAAGCTTTATGAAAAATAGTATGCACTGTGACTGAGATACTAAATATTCATGTTGTTTCATTATTCTGATAAGATTTGTACAGTAGTTGTggacaatttttaaaaaaagaatgaaaacaagactTTAAATCTTTCTTTGTCTTACGCAGGCAAGTTTAAACTTTGGCGAGACTTTGTCAGTATCTTAGTCCTGTCTGTTGTGATTGATTGGTTGATTAGAAGAGGCGCAAAACACCAACAGACATTGAAAGAGGTACTattgaaacacacacaaaaaaaagatgctgtCAGCAGCTCCCTTCAAAGTGCTGCAATACACTAAATGGCAAACAGACCACCTGTTGAACTGTCACTGTTTTTCAGACATGGTTTCCAGCTCTTCATCCTTTCATAATGAAGCCCCACAGAGGCCGGGTCTGTAGCTATAGATGAGGGAAGGCGATAAAGGCTGTGAATGGGCAGCCGGCCAGCAACGTAACCGAGATGTTTGAGACTGGGTGCACCCTTGTAAGTTTATTAGTATGCTGTATTCCTTTACGAAATCACATCAGAACAAATTGTCTGGGAAGATGCCTGAGTAAAAGCTTACCTTCGCTTACTTATCCTGTCATGTGCCTTCTGACCAGGCAAATCTGATTTATACCTCAGATGTCTCATTGCAGCGGGGCCAACCGGACTCTTCTGACTTAGAAAAAGTGATTTGCTGTGCTCACATAAGAATCCTCAAAGGAGAGTTTAACAACTTGAAACACCTTTTCTGAGAgcaaattaatcaatttcatAATTGATCATCTTACTctaaaaaaaaggcacaaggCACTAAGTTGAACTCATTGGAAACTGTCCAATTTGAACCCCTACAGGTATATAAAAGCCAACTGGACATGGTGACCTATAGGCAGGCATGAGTGGGACGCAGGGTGCTATGTTCCTGACAGAAGACACACTAATGCACATGCAAAATCTCatttacagtcatgtgaaaaataaagtacaTCCTCTTTTAATTCTAAGACTTTACATATTAAgacatgatgaaaaaaaaaatgaaaaaaactcagattaACTGCACataatatttgttttctttattcaagaAAAACTCAGCCAGAATGCAGACACGGTTTTGGAAAGGGAGGATTAAGATTCCTTCACAACCTTCACAACGATGTCAGAGACCGATGTCACTGTTACAACTGCTGCGTCTTGTCTAATCATATGCAAATTGCAGTGTGCAGGTGCCCAGCTCTGATTGGATAACACTCCAAGAGCTCACAGAGGATTGACTATTGAGAGAGAGCAGTTTACGGCGGGTACATtcatctccctctcctcccagCATCTATTCTGTTAGTGCAAGTAATGTTTGAGTGTAACTTGATACCTTCATGGACACAAGGTAGAACAATTACTTAATGTTATTGCTGTAAAAGGTGGGTCAACAAGGAACTGAGTCGTGGGGTGTACTTATGTTTCCACACCGTTTCTATATTTTAACTCAGTTTTtgcaacaacaaaagaaagtcTATTATGAAaggtgtactttttttttctttctttgaaacTAAAGCTTTGACTGTAAACTGTCTTGACGGTTTCATTACTTTACTTTTGTACTGCGGTTATACTGACAATGGAACTGTAATACTAAAAAAGTAAATCGAGCTCCTCTATATCGGACACGAGTATAAGAGTGGCCCATCAACAGCTGCCTGTCAGTTTTAGCCTGTGCCGTTGTTGGCATCTCCCCGTGTTCAGAACCACCATGTGATCACTTACCTCCATTACTTTAATTTGGGAACAAGTGGCAATATAGATGCAGACCCCTCTTGTTTCTGTGCTCTGGTTTGAAATGCTGTGCTGGCCTGTCTACCGTCAGCCTTGACAGAACGCCATCTTCAACGTTGATTCGTGTCCTGGGGGGACTTTGACATGAGGTCAGGCTCTTGTcaaaagagagagagggagttATTCTCTCGTTGTCTCAGATCTCCCCCTCACAGTGTCATCCTGCCATCTCAGCATGCTGACCGCTATTTGGAGCCATTTCTTGTAAAGCTGTGACAGTGTGTCACAATATATGAAGTGCTCTGCCCACATAGAAGTTTCTGTGAAGTGAAGATTGTGTGAAATCTAAATCCCGACAGTAGGTacagagaggacagaaaaaCTGGAGATGTAGAGCTTGTGTTGGCTAAAGATGGCCTACTAAACAAGCCTACATGACTCTGAAGGAGGGCAAATAAGTAGGAGCCCATCATATTTTCCCTAAAAAGTCATGTTGAATTCAGAAGGAatcacaaaacaaccaaaaagagACCAATTAGGAACCGAAATGATGCCGAAAAACGTCAAGCAAAATGACGACAAAGGCATAAAAACGATGAATCAATGATCTAACTGATCACAGAGGCAAAACAACCAACatgtgacacaaaaaaaaaaactaaacaaacagaTTAAAATATTGGCCACAGATACGCAGTATctacaaaatgacaaaataatgtATCATGCTACTTCCACACAGTTTAAATTGGCAACCACTGACATGCATACCATTAGCAGAGAGGCTAACAAATTCTTATTCAACAGGACTTCACTCTGTCCCAGCTGAGGCCTTTCTGCATGgagttctctccgggtactctggctgcctcccaccatccaaaaacatacGTCAGGTGAATtgatgtctctaaattgtccctaggagtgagtgtgagcgtctctgtggccctgtgatggactgcccaactgtccagggtgtaccctgcctcttgccctaTGACGGCtgtgataggctccagccccccgcgaccctaaaattggattaagcgggtatagaaaatgtatggatggatggacttcaCTCACCACTTCTATTTAGTTAAAGTTGAGACAAAACCGGACTGGAAAATCCACCGTCTAACCTCGTTATGTAGGTGTACTACAGCAGGTGAACTTCCGACTGACTGCTCCGTGCTCAGATGTAGGAGGACTAATGCACTTTTCATAGATCTGTTTTGTCTGTTTCCATCACAGCATTTGGCAAAAttgattggctgaaaaagtatcAGATTGCACTCAGGGATACCACGGTTTGTCATCAGTTTGTTCACTTGAGGAGGATTTCTCTgtctccatctttctgtctcgCCTCTCCTCACATATTCACGCCCATTCTCCACCCACGAGTtaggctcagagccagaggtgAAGTTACACTGTAATTATATTTATTAGGTAAAAATCAAATAGCATCTTATGTACATtcatacaaaagaaaacaaaacaatattgGTTGTAATATTACATAAACATTACAACAGCACAACGGGATTAATATTGAAACGCACCTGTAAATGGAAATCAGCCTATTGCACATCTGCGATGTAAACAAACTGCCAAACGACTATTAATTGTACAAGAGTTTTTTTAATCgtaggaaaaacaaacaaagaaacaaaaaaaaaaaagttataaaaCTTTGCAGTAACTAACAGTGACTCCTGGTATAGCCCTATGAGGATGTTCCTGAAGTTCCTGCTTTCTTTGAAATGACTCCTTTCATGAGCTCCTTCGGCTCATGGTTGAATCGACACCAAAAAGTATGGAGTGTGCCTGTTAAGACACTCGTTTACATGTAAAGGTCACGGATGAGATGgcgaaaaaagaaaatttgatATATACAAAGCAGATGTGAGCTGAAAGTTACTGATCGTTCTCTGCACAGACATAAAAAGAAGGCAGCACACTTTATATTCCACAGTCTATAACCTTTATGATTATTAATTTGCTTGGTTAAAGTCAGGCTCATAGCTTATGCTGAGTTTCTGCTGGCACCTCTGTTAtttcataaataaaacatgctTTAATGAACATGCCCCGTGGACACAAATGTCCAAACAGTCGCACAAAAGGTGTAATGATCTGCATGTCATTAATGTGAACTTTATCATTTAAGACACAATAAAATAGACACTGAAAATGCATTCTATGCATAGGTTtgtgcagaacacatccaaagaaaacaaacaaaaaaacagcagtcGTCACTAATTGAACATTTCATTCTTGTGGCATCACTGTAGGCAGCAGAGGTTTGAATCCAGTCGCATCACAACTCCTTTTTGGTCCCATGGAAACACTCCAGAGCAATGGCAGcgttaaacaaaaacaatacgTTCCTACAGCTGATTTCACAGCTTCAATTTTCCGGGGAAGAATACTCATATATACTGACCGTACCATACACTAAAATCTAAAAGCcagtgcaggaaaaaaaaaagctagcatACTGCGATAAAGTTAGCTTACTATGCCACTCTGTCACATATTCAATACATGTATGGGGGAACGTTTTCAGTAATAGTGCTTTGTGCTAGTTCAACATTTCACCCTGTTTCATAAAAACCAAGGAAATAGGACAATACTAATTAAAGAATTCTTTGCCTTCTTATCAGGTCAAAGGGAATAACAAGCCAACTTCCAGGGAAGTTACTGCAACTAAATACGATCTAGTTATTGTACCTTGAAACATGTAgagtaatataaaaaaaaaatttaaaaatccaCAAATGCTATAATGAATAATTATGGTTGGAGTCTGCATAACAGGGTTTAAAAGCCTTTCATGGTCACTGGTCTTTAGAAAGGAACCTGGACTTTACATTTCCTCAAAGCATAGTGCCGTAATTGTTCCTTCTTGCTTTCCCGCCCTCTTAAGTACAAACGTTAATACCTTTAAAACCGAGACCCTCTGCGGCTGTAGAGTTTAAAAACCACTGAAACATTTCCTACATACCACAAGATGCACCCTACACATCTGGCACCTTTCTCTCAGCGGTTAGCCACTACTCTACACTTTCGGACAGGCTCTTGCCTCCCTCCAGCTCTCATCATCTCTTGTTCCGAGTTTCAAACCACCTCGTCGGACTCCAGGTTGTATTCTTCATACAGCGCATCGAGGATGGCCAGCTGCTTCTCCATGGCAGGCAGGTACACCCCCAAGTCCTTGTGCATGCCGTCTATAAAGTCGCTCCTCAGCTGGTCGCCTTCTGTTGACACCAAGGCAGCGGTAAAGCTTTGATAAGACGGGGCGGCACGCAGCGCCAgctgtggaaaataaaacacttgACGGTCACGCTTCAACGGCCAGATGCCAATCAGAGGAGAGAAGTATCGACGTGAGTAAGAAATACCTACAGCAAATACACCTCGCACAACCCATCCGTGGTACTGCCTAAGAGTCTTTCCATAGGCATTATCTAGGTGAGACAATACAGAGAGTGTGACCAATCCCGCCATAGAGCACGCATCTGTTTGGATGGGTACAACCGAATCAGACTCACTTAGTGTTCCCTGGATGTCTTGTTCCCCGGCGTTGACCCCTGACAGAAACTCCTTGAGGAACTTCAGGCCTCGTCTGAGCCACAGGAGAGCCTCGGTCGCCGAGTTGCGCACCTGGGCGACATCCGTCTCCACTTCATACACAACGATGGACTGTAGTGTGGGGAAGCTGTCGGGGTCCGACATCTGCTTTTGCTGAATTTTCTGCAAGCAAAAGAGACCGGCCGATGCAGTCCAGGACAGAAGTTTGATCTGTTCTGCCCGTACGTCTGGTGGTTTTTGAAAGACTAACAGTGAACGAATAACACTTTTAATGACGTCATTTATCCTTACTGGtagagcagatttttttttttaaaaagtgcctgatttaaaaaaaaaaaaaaaaaacagattggtGATCACAACAATTGCCACTTTGCTTCACTGTCGATCAGATTGGTTTAAAATGAGAACGTCAAAATATGTCAAAGCACAACACTGAGGGTACCAGTTTTAATACTTTATAATAACTATTTGGATGATCATTATATTTGTTAGTTGTTGAGAACGTGTGGACTCACCTTAATATTTCCAACAAAATCCATTTTAACTGGTGCAAAAACTGTGGACCCCAGTTTGTCTGAGAAGAGAGAATCCATCATCACTTTGTTGCCGCCTCTCAAAGAAAGATTTCACTTTTGTATCATTTTGAGAAAGTATACGAAATCTTGTTTTGACAATGCGATTAAACAAAATAGCTTACTTATTTTCAACAATAAAAGGCAGCCGTGTATCGTGTCAAAGTCATTTTTTCTCTTGGTGCACTCTACATCATCCACTTTTTTATGTCTGCATTAAAAATCGGAGACGCATAACGATGCCGAATCACTCGTGTCTCCATGTCAAGATCAAAGTTGTCATCAATTAGTGCTGCAAACTCTAAACTGAACTAATGTGAGACGGCTTTCTTCTGTCAAAGGTCATGTCCCAGGGTCTATTTGTTTGAGTGCCACAGTTTTATCTTGACTGTTCTGTCCTTACTGTATCAGTATTTTGTTATAAGTCAAAGGAGTTTTATCTAGCGAGGTCTTTTTTGAATGATTCAAGCAAAGCAAGATTATCCAATCTACAAGAAAAATACAGTAACTGAAAACAAGCAGCATATCTAAAATTGTAAAACAGAAATTCGGCAAACTGGGAACGCATGACGACGATTTATTCTACTCAATAGTTAAGAATCAGCGCTCGGCAGTCCTCGAAAGTCCCATAAAGTTCTAGATCCTCATTTAGTTCCACTACGTGTTTGAAACTATTCAAACTGCCGTTTCATCCTCGGTTAATACATCGACCGGAGAAAGAAAATAATTCCCTGTGTTGCTCAAAGGCAAGCAGCCGCTTTTATGGTGGAACATTTTCTTGCATGTTGGCAAACGCACGAGCTTGCTTTCACTGGCTCTCTCGTTTGACAAACGCTTTAATCGCGATCGGATGTGCTATTCTAAAAGGGACGTGTATAGGAATTTCAACCACGagtgtttgtttatttgagACACACCGATATTACTGTCTGTATCCCTCTGTGCGTGCCAGTTAAACCCACGTACAACCCATTTGCATGAGAGGAGATTACCAACAAT
This window harbors:
- the colq gene encoding uncharacterized protein colq; the protein is MTLLTLGLYLPLWLSYGLAQSSLLDSFISFPAAPRSQEQQKSFSPCCLLSPPPPPLFPPPPSLWRRHTLDEDSSHRDSGSKLDHEEKGSACVQAPPGPAGPPGPQGPPGLPGIRGAKGEKGEIGRPGQKGRTGPPGLPGKQGPAGWPGPNGAKGEKGDPGLMGLPGGRGPIGPRGLPGYKGEKGSRGDRGESGLKGDKGAMGFPGMLGQKGEMGPKGEPGISGNRGPTGRPGKRGKQGMKGDPGRIGPMGPAGPQGTAGHPGPPGAPATGLYMVGTKGARGPPGPPGKCGCSSFGSSPVDDHLSTGNYPTVPVIFVVSNEEELEHLHIDNALAFRKDQRSLYFKDVDGWLPIQTLPFQLTPFQSMENAPDDDGYCGDGIVQISSGEECDDRNRVVTDGCVKCKHAYCGDGYRHEGAEECDGKDFGYQTCNSYLPGSYGYLKCTPYCTIESTNCKYFT